One Nocardia iowensis DNA window includes the following coding sequences:
- a CDS encoding lipase family protein — MIRTLVRLLLVVGIASCLLSVAWPVATAVPGELVDTQRFPVGWGDGYIITYRTEGSDGAPTLARGLLMLPEGPAPAGGWPMISFDHGAGGLGPTCGASSSATLPVDVPYFRRLNDFGYAVVSTDYLGMSPVTDQVHPYLNSRTEATATIDIVRAARQFTDTVSNSWAVFGVSQGGHAALATARLASTYAPELDYRGAAALAPGSQLEYLFPLAGPHIPRSPLLDNSIAGAAVLVSAFLAGMWATDPSFDLTPYLTPVGRQVLSELRTACQDRWPTVIGGRGLGELLARPLFDEAARQAIGRYVAIPADGYRQPIFLAQGTRDTAVPPMLTQALAFEFDLAGTEYEYRAFDTDHQGIMGPGFDAGVEFLRRVLPTGR; from the coding sequence ATGATTCGTACCCTGGTCCGGCTATTGCTCGTAGTCGGTATCGCCTCGTGCCTGCTGTCGGTAGCATGGCCGGTGGCGACCGCGGTGCCGGGTGAACTTGTTGACACGCAACGCTTTCCGGTCGGGTGGGGCGATGGCTACATCATCACCTACCGCACCGAAGGCTCTGACGGTGCGCCGACGCTCGCCCGTGGACTGCTGATGCTGCCGGAAGGGCCTGCGCCCGCGGGTGGCTGGCCGATGATCTCCTTCGATCACGGGGCCGGGGGGCTCGGTCCGACCTGTGGTGCATCGTCCTCGGCCACCCTGCCGGTGGACGTGCCGTACTTCCGCAGACTCAATGACTTCGGCTACGCGGTCGTTTCCACCGACTACCTCGGGATGAGCCCGGTCACCGATCAGGTGCACCCGTATCTGAACTCGCGTACCGAGGCCACCGCCACCATTGATATCGTCCGCGCCGCAAGGCAATTCACCGACACGGTGTCGAACAGCTGGGCGGTGTTCGGGGTGTCGCAGGGCGGCCATGCCGCGCTGGCGACCGCCCGTCTGGCATCGACGTACGCGCCCGAACTCGACTACCGCGGCGCGGCGGCATTGGCGCCAGGTTCTCAGCTCGAGTACTTGTTTCCGCTTGCCGGACCGCACATCCCGCGTTCACCGCTGCTGGACAATTCGATAGCGGGCGCGGCGGTTCTCGTCAGTGCCTTCCTGGCCGGAATGTGGGCCACCGATCCGAGTTTCGACCTGACCCCGTATTTGACACCGGTGGGCCGTCAGGTGCTGAGTGAGCTGAGAACCGCATGCCAGGACCGGTGGCCGACGGTTATCGGTGGGCGCGGGCTCGGCGAGTTGCTGGCGCGTCCGCTGTTCGACGAAGCCGCCAGGCAGGCGATCGGCAGATACGTCGCGATACCGGCCGATGGATATCGCCAGCCGATCTTTCTCGCTCAGGGCACCCGCGACACCGCGGTGCCGCCGATGCTGACACAGGCGTTGGCATTCGAATTCGACCTCGCCGGAACGGAATACGAGTACCGCGCCTTCGACACCGATCACCAGGGGATCATGGGTCCCGGGTTCGACGCCGGGGTGGAATTCCTGCGCCGGGTACTGCCGACCGGGCGGTAG
- a CDS encoding MFS transporter, with product MRSIPMFATLFNHRDYLRLFIAQVSALFGTGLTTVALGLLAYELAGSAAAAVLGTALTIKMLVYVTVAPIVGAYADRLPRRPFLVLLNVIRAAVVLALPLIDQVWQIYLLIAVLQTASAAFTPTYQAIIPDILPDEREYTRALSAAQLAATMETLLSPMLAAAALAVISFHWLFVGTAIGFAVSAALVIITRIPNAGAATQGSFRERISVGMRIFAATPRLRGLLGLNLVVAAAGSVIMVNTVNYVRDTLGGTQSGVAMLLAANGFGTMIVALALPRVLDRVGARPVMVAGATTLIVGLGSGIALSVADGGDWRWGAAIAVWAIIGSGTAAVLTPTGQVLRRSSQPADRPALFAAQFSLSHLAWLITYPIAGWLTTAAGLTTTWITLAAFAGAGITVALRMWPRHDPEQLTHLHVVDTLDPARLSDADRVDERHYRHTHVYVIDAEHRRWPTPAERETAAAA from the coding sequence ATGCGTTCCATCCCCATGTTCGCCACCCTGTTCAACCACCGTGACTACCTTCGACTGTTCATCGCCCAGGTGTCGGCTCTGTTCGGCACCGGACTGACCACCGTCGCGCTGGGGCTGCTCGCCTACGAACTCGCCGGGAGCGCCGCGGCCGCGGTCCTCGGCACCGCGCTGACCATCAAAATGCTAGTCTACGTGACGGTCGCGCCGATCGTGGGGGCCTATGCCGACCGACTTCCCCGTAGGCCATTCCTGGTACTGCTCAACGTGATTCGCGCCGCCGTGGTGCTGGCGCTACCCCTCATCGACCAGGTGTGGCAGATCTACCTGCTGATCGCGGTGCTGCAAACCGCCTCGGCCGCTTTCACTCCCACCTACCAGGCGATCATCCCCGACATCCTGCCCGATGAGCGCGAGTACACCCGAGCACTTTCGGCGGCGCAATTGGCCGCTACGATGGAAACTCTGCTGAGCCCGATGCTCGCCGCGGCAGCGCTTGCGGTGATCAGCTTCCATTGGCTTTTCGTCGGCACCGCAATCGGATTCGCCGTCTCGGCCGCCTTGGTTATCATCACCCGCATCCCGAACGCGGGTGCCGCTACTCAGGGATCCTTCCGGGAACGGATCTCGGTGGGCATGCGGATCTTCGCCGCGACACCGCGACTGCGCGGCCTGCTCGGATTGAATCTCGTGGTCGCCGCCGCCGGATCGGTGATCATGGTCAATACGGTCAACTACGTGCGCGATACCCTCGGCGGCACCCAGTCCGGCGTGGCAATGCTGCTGGCCGCCAACGGGTTCGGCACCATGATCGTCGCGCTTGCCCTGCCCCGGGTCCTCGATCGCGTCGGTGCCCGGCCGGTGATGGTCGCGGGCGCGACCACACTGATCGTCGGACTCGGCTCGGGCATCGCGCTCTCGGTTGCCGATGGCGGCGACTGGCGCTGGGGCGCCGCGATCGCGGTGTGGGCCATCATCGGTTCGGGCACCGCGGCGGTGCTGACGCCGACCGGTCAGGTGTTGCGCCGCTCCTCGCAACCCGCCGACCGTCCCGCACTCTTCGCCGCGCAGTTCTCGCTGTCACACCTGGCTTGGTTGATCACCTATCCGATCGCCGGATGGCTGACCACCGCCGCCGGTCTCACCACCACCTGGATAACGCTGGCGGCGTTCGCGGGGGCGGGAATCACTGTGGCACTGCGGATGTGGCCTCGCCACGACCCGGAGCAGCTGACTCACCTGCATGTCGTCGACACCCTCGACCCGGCCCGCCTGTCCGACGCCGACCGCGTGGATGAGCGCCACTACCGGCACACCCACGTCTATGTCATCGACGCCGAACACCGCCGATGGCCGACCCCGGCGGAACGGGAAACCGCTGCGGCGGCCTAA
- a CDS encoding alpha/beta fold hydrolase — MLAAVVAILLGWGAAVAAFFGAGFVSAAIPVLLGAAVFGCFVVFWVMVRLIAGFMRFPRARWVATGAAAVGTAALLLVASFTVLRPLPSTPEARRSMEPPAQTQYWTLATGSTVAVLEIPTGGPPRSVPIVVVGGGPGEGNVADRSLTGFFERFAALGYDVYFYDQVGSGLSERLSNPAEYTVARHVADLEELRQRIATDRMILLGSSWGGSLVASYMARHPARVDRAIFTSPAPIDYAQWRDVDTGSPSSRLPPQRRQEADALLPGSPRFILWYLLGGINPRAAYNLISDREADSYFSTYLHLVAPAMVCDPANVPTDSTTGYGFYDNVFTVRDARSGEQAQVREALTHDPTPSLILTGPCNYVPWEVTRQYRTTLSNSTLVCLPNSGHVIYLDQPTPYFDTIRSFLLDQPLPIPPWTSTQPC; from the coding sequence ATGCTGGCAGCGGTCGTGGCGATACTTCTCGGCTGGGGTGCTGCGGTGGCCGCATTCTTCGGGGCAGGCTTTGTGAGTGCCGCGATACCGGTTCTTTTGGGGGCGGCGGTGTTCGGCTGCTTTGTCGTCTTTTGGGTGATGGTCCGGCTGATCGCGGGGTTCATGCGCTTTCCCCGCGCACGGTGGGTGGCCACGGGCGCTGCTGCCGTTGGTACTGCGGCGTTGCTGCTTGTCGCGTCGTTCACCGTTCTTCGTCCGCTGCCAAGTACGCCGGAGGCGCGACGGTCGATGGAGCCGCCGGCTCAGACCCAATACTGGACGCTGGCAACGGGGTCGACGGTTGCGGTGCTCGAGATTCCGACCGGTGGCCCGCCGCGCTCGGTCCCGATCGTCGTCGTCGGGGGCGGTCCGGGGGAGGGGAATGTCGCGGACCGGTCCCTCACCGGATTCTTCGAGCGGTTCGCGGCGCTCGGCTACGACGTCTATTTCTACGATCAAGTCGGCAGCGGCTTGTCCGAACGATTGAGCAACCCAGCGGAATACACCGTCGCCCGACATGTCGCCGACCTCGAGGAACTTCGGCAACGCATTGCCACCGACCGCATGATCCTGCTGGGTTCGTCGTGGGGCGGCAGCCTGGTGGCGAGCTATATGGCACGCCATCCAGCTCGGGTCGATCGTGCGATCTTCACCTCGCCAGCCCCGATCGACTATGCGCAGTGGCGCGATGTCGATACCGGGTCGCCGTCGTCACGGCTACCACCGCAACGGCGACAGGAAGCCGACGCCCTGCTGCCCGGTTCGCCGCGGTTCATCCTCTGGTATCTCCTCGGCGGCATCAACCCACGGGCCGCATACAATCTCATCTCGGACCGAGAGGCCGACAGCTACTTCTCCACCTATCTGCACCTAGTTGCTCCCGCCATGGTCTGCGACCCGGCGAACGTGCCGACCGACTCCACGACCGGGTACGGCTTCTACGACAACGTTTTCACCGTCCGCGACGCCCGATCCGGCGAACAGGCCCAAGTCCGCGAGGCCCTCACCCACGACCCGACACCGTCGCTGATCCTCACCGGCCCATGCAATTACGTTCCATGGGAGGTGACCCGCCAATATCGGACCACCTTGTCCAATTCGACTCTGGTGTGCCTGCCGAATTCGGGTCACGTCATCTATCTCGACCAGCCGACACCGTACTTCGACACCATCCGCTCATTCCTACTGGACCAACCGCTCCCCATCCCACCGTGGACTTCCACTCAGCCCTGCTGA
- a CDS encoding LLM class flavin-dependent oxidoreductase, protein MSDSRDSRSFAVGTLTGVNPPLGAARFVVRMARLGRLDSVLAPDHLISVFPRAMWDTDFTPQAKTVRSPDEQFDYAPLLAHLAAGAGRVQLGVGVTDPHRRHPVLLAQTFLTLAHMTKVPPILGIGSGERENLDPYGFTWNRPVDRLEEALQVIRASLSAAEYLDYSGRYYRIDRAPMDLAAPADRMPQLWIGAHGPRMLELTGRYADGWYPWETMSPQEYERRLKLVHASARTAGRDPEAIVPAQMIQMLTARTHAGLRRLLRAPAVRYLGLLAPDAVWVRYGAKHPFGEGFRGLIDLMPHQLTKTEVQEAIAEVPDEVLHHWLVIGTPPEILARIRTLADAGLRHAIVFPTAALVSTADAAFGYGVVLWLAARLRRRTTVSDS, encoded by the coding sequence GTGTCGGACTCGCGCGATTCGCGGTCGTTCGCAGTGGGCACGCTCACCGGGGTCAATCCGCCGCTGGGCGCTGCGCGCTTCGTGGTGCGGATGGCTCGGCTGGGCCGGCTGGATTCGGTACTGGCGCCGGATCATTTGATCAGTGTGTTTCCGCGGGCCATGTGGGACACCGATTTCACCCCGCAGGCGAAAACGGTTCGCAGTCCGGACGAGCAGTTCGATTATGCGCCGCTGCTGGCACATCTGGCCGCCGGGGCGGGGCGTGTGCAGTTGGGGGTCGGGGTGACCGATCCGCATCGCAGACATCCGGTGCTGTTGGCGCAGACGTTCCTCACGCTGGCACATATGACGAAGGTGCCGCCCATCCTGGGGATCGGGTCCGGCGAACGCGAGAACCTCGATCCGTACGGATTCACCTGGAATCGGCCGGTTGATCGGCTCGAGGAGGCACTACAGGTGATTCGCGCGTCACTGTCCGCGGCGGAATACCTCGACTACTCCGGACGATATTACCGAATCGACCGGGCACCAATGGATTTGGCGGCACCGGCGGACCGGATGCCGCAGCTTTGGATCGGTGCGCACGGACCCCGGATGCTCGAACTGACGGGGCGATACGCCGACGGCTGGTATCCGTGGGAGACGATGTCGCCGCAGGAGTACGAGCGACGACTGAAGCTGGTCCACGCATCCGCCCGCACCGCCGGACGCGACCCCGAGGCGATCGTCCCCGCCCAGATGATCCAAATGCTCACCGCGCGCACGCATGCCGGGCTCCGACGACTGCTGCGCGCCCCAGCCGTGCGCTACCTGGGTTTGCTCGCACCGGACGCGGTATGGGTGCGCTACGGTGCGAAACATCCCTTCGGAGAGGGCTTCCGCGGCCTGATCGATCTGATGCCGCACCAGCTCACCAAGACCGAGGTGCAGGAGGCAATCGCGGAAGTCCCGGACGAGGTGCTCCACCACTGGCTCGTAATCGGCACTCCCCCAGAGATTTTGGCCCGCATTCGCACTCTCGCCGACGCAGGATTGCGGCACGCCATCGTCTTCCCCACCGCCGCCCTCGTATCCACCGCCGACGCGGCCTTCGGTTACGGCGTCGTGCTGTGGCTCGCGGCACGATTGCGGCGCCGAACCACGGTGTCCGACAGCTGA
- a CDS encoding FAD-dependent monooxygenase: MRVTDTDVIIVGAGPSGLMLAGELRLAGVQTLVLERQPQPRDTPKASGLGGRILDLLRYRGLLDRFEAASSDPHLAPRFPFGNIYLDFTHLEDPPMRALPLPQLEIERLLGEHARELDADIRRGHEVTGVSQDDATVTADVRGPDGSYRVTARYLVGCDGGRSRIRDLAGIAFSGTTYPEVNRLAQVTVHDSVTVLDNGDIDVPGLGTIHSGFTRTERGVFAFAVNSGVMFLQTTEDESTEYDDDEPLTLTELADSARRVLGANLPLGEPTRLTRYTFKDRQAERYRDGRIMLAGDAAHLFPATGTALNVGMTDTVNLAWKLGADIHGWAPEGLLDTYHEERHFAGARARLQTRAQVALRRGQDPAAEALREVFQELLGDEPALRRMGALVGATDIRYPMPGSDHHPLAGTFVPDPTLHTDQGITSVAELMHTARPILLDLADRPDLREIARDWQPRIEIHTAKTDHRPADLLLIRPDAHIAWAATIDQPIDTAAPALREALSRWFGAPLETTVPPVD; the protein is encoded by the coding sequence TTGCGAGTAACTGACACCGACGTGATCATCGTGGGCGCAGGCCCGTCCGGTCTGATGCTGGCCGGTGAGCTGCGCCTGGCGGGGGTGCAGACGCTGGTACTCGAGCGCCAGCCGCAGCCCCGAGACACCCCGAAGGCCAGCGGCCTCGGCGGGCGGATCCTGGACTTGCTGCGCTACCGAGGCCTGCTGGACCGATTCGAGGCGGCCAGCAGCGACCCCCACCTGGCTCCTCGATTCCCGTTCGGCAATATTTATTTGGACTTCACACACCTGGAAGATCCGCCGATGCGGGCGTTGCCGCTCCCGCAGCTGGAAATCGAGCGACTGCTCGGCGAACACGCGCGCGAACTCGACGCCGACATCCGCCGCGGACACGAGGTGACCGGGGTGAGCCAGGACGATGCCACGGTGACCGCGGACGTGCGCGGCCCGGACGGCTCGTACCGGGTGACCGCCCGATACCTGGTCGGCTGCGACGGCGGGCGCAGCCGAATTCGTGACCTGGCCGGAATCGCGTTCTCCGGCACCACATATCCGGAGGTCAACAGGCTTGCGCAAGTCACCGTGCATGATTCGGTGACCGTGCTCGACAACGGGGATATCGACGTCCCCGGCCTGGGAACGATCCATTCCGGTTTCACGCGAACAGAGCGCGGTGTGTTCGCGTTCGCGGTCAACTCCGGGGTGATGTTCCTGCAAACCACCGAAGACGAGTCCACCGAATACGACGACGACGAGCCGCTGACCCTGACCGAGCTCGCGGACAGTGCTCGCCGCGTCCTCGGCGCGAATCTTCCCTTGGGAGAACCTACTCGGCTGACGCGCTACACCTTCAAGGATCGGCAGGCCGAACGCTACCGTGACGGGCGGATCATGCTGGCCGGTGACGCGGCCCACCTGTTCCCCGCCACCGGCACCGCGCTCAACGTCGGCATGACCGACACGGTCAACCTAGCCTGGAAACTCGGCGCCGACATCCACGGCTGGGCACCGGAGGGTTTGCTCGACACCTATCACGAGGAACGCCACTTCGCCGGCGCACGCGCACGGCTACAGACCCGAGCCCAGGTGGCACTGCGGCGCGGACAGGACCCCGCCGCCGAAGCACTTCGGGAAGTCTTCCAGGAACTGCTCGGCGACGAGCCGGCCTTGCGTCGCATGGGAGCCCTGGTCGGTGCCACCGACATCCGTTACCCGATGCCCGGCTCCGACCACCATCCCTTGGCGGGCACCTTCGTACCCGACCCCACCCTGCACACCGACCAGGGCATCACCAGCGTCGCGGAACTCATGCACACCGCACGGCCCATCCTCCTCGACCTCGCCGACCGCCCAGACCTGCGCGAGATCGCCCGAGACTGGCAGCCTCGCATCGAGATCCACACGGCCAAAACCGATCATCGACCAGCCGACCTCCTCCTGATCCGCCCGGACGCCCACATCGCCTGGGCCGCAACCATCGACCAACCCATCGACACCGCCGCACCCGCCCTGCGCGAAGCACTCTCCCGCTGGTTCGGCGCCCCGCTGGAAACGACAGTGCCGCCAGTAGATTGA
- a CDS encoding alpha/beta fold hydrolase: protein MITAPRPLSRRSRRSARTLATAALTVLLTIGTAACATPAADDVLPYAAATQGDPQFENTFRHEFADVDGVRMHYVTGGSGPPVVLIHGWPQTWFGWWPIMPELVRNHTVYAIDLPGLGDSTGSPTGYDKATLARYVHTLIADRLGVRDARVIGHDFGAAVAFQYASQFPADTARLGYLDLPLPGPAIDASTYRSMSWHIAFHSQRRVPETVVSDDVREYLALFYPQVSFGGTAFGGTSDRSPFTDAEIDEYARTYRRPEVLSGGFELYRALDKDVGDTVAAAPTSVPTLLMTAQGQLDPVRATAAPRMTNIVRAVDVPNAGHWLVEENPEFVTAELLHFLDG, encoded by the coding sequence ATGATCACCGCACCACGGCCGCTGTCGCGCCGCTCCCGCCGATCCGCGCGGACGCTGGCAACCGCCGCGCTCACCGTCCTACTCACCATCGGCACCGCGGCTTGCGCCACCCCGGCCGCCGACGACGTTCTCCCGTACGCGGCCGCTACCCAGGGCGACCCGCAGTTCGAGAACACCTTCCGGCACGAGTTCGCCGACGTCGACGGCGTCCGGATGCACTATGTGACCGGCGGCAGTGGCCCGCCGGTCGTGCTGATACACGGCTGGCCGCAGACCTGGTTCGGCTGGTGGCCGATCATGCCGGAGCTCGTGCGGAACCACACCGTCTACGCCATCGATCTTCCCGGCCTCGGCGACAGCACCGGTTCGCCGACCGGCTACGACAAAGCCACGCTGGCGCGGTATGTGCACACCCTGATCGCCGATCGGCTCGGGGTGCGCGACGCCCGCGTCATCGGGCACGACTTCGGCGCCGCGGTGGCCTTCCAGTACGCCAGCCAATTCCCCGCCGACACCGCCCGCCTCGGCTACCTCGACCTGCCGCTACCAGGGCCCGCGATCGACGCGTCCACCTACCGCTCGATGAGCTGGCACATCGCTTTCCACTCCCAACGCCGAGTCCCGGAGACCGTGGTCAGCGACGACGTCCGCGAGTACCTGGCGCTGTTCTATCCCCAAGTCTCGTTCGGCGGGACCGCTTTTGGTGGCACCTCGGATCGATCTCCGTTCACCGACGCCGAGATCGACGAGTACGCACGGACCTACCGACGGCCAGAGGTCCTGTCGGGCGGCTTCGAGCTCTACCGCGCCCTCGACAAGGACGTCGGCGACACCGTCGCAGCAGCACCGACATCTGTTCCAACCTTGCTCATGACCGCCCAGGGCCAGCTCGACCCGGTGCGGGCCACCGCCGCCCCGCGCATGACCAACATCGTGCGCGCGGTGGACGTGCCGAATGCGGGCCACTGGCTCGTCGAGGAGAACCCCGAGTTCGTCACTGCGGAGCTGCTGCACTTCCTCGATGGATGA
- a CDS encoding DinB family protein: protein MPTARRRDIPPPRLGSSETEILRGFLDYLRNSIVAKVDDAPEPQVRTAGVPSGTNLLGLLNHLTFVERSTFLGDRVTNWQATFQAAPADSVADVVARYRTTVERANHILDGCTDLGAPVPRPRPDRPAPSVRWALTHMIEETGRHAGHADILRELIDGATGR, encoded by the coding sequence ATGCCCACCGCCCGCCGCCGCGACATCCCACCGCCTCGACTCGGAAGCAGCGAGACCGAAATCCTGCGCGGATTCCTCGACTACCTCCGGAATTCGATCGTCGCGAAGGTCGACGATGCTCCCGAACCACAAGTCCGAACGGCCGGAGTGCCGTCGGGCACGAACCTGCTCGGCCTGCTCAACCACCTGACCTTCGTCGAGCGCTCGACATTCCTCGGGGACAGAGTCACCAACTGGCAGGCGACGTTCCAGGCCGCACCGGCGGACAGCGTGGCCGACGTCGTCGCCCGCTACCGCACGACGGTCGAGCGCGCGAACCACATCCTCGATGGGTGCACCGACCTCGGCGCACCGGTCCCCCGCCCGCGTCCGGACCGCCCGGCTCCCAGCGTTCGCTGGGCGCTCACCCACATGATCGAAGAGACCGGCCGCCACGCCGGTCACGCAGACATCCTCCGCGAACTGATCGATGGCGCGACCGGGCGCTGA
- a CDS encoding SAM-dependent methyltransferase yields MSTTDAVAFWDDVYATRPAATDPQPNDRLTETVTDLPPGRVLDLGCGDGGDALWLARRGWHVTAVDISVVAVERLADLARSGGVPDRVVAERHDLRTSFPRGQFDLICAHYLHTSFDLDRATVLRTAAHALRSGGLLLVVDHGSTAPWSWDQDPNVRYPTPHEVAAGIDLDPAIWQVERADAPRRIATGPGGQTAEVTDHVLLIRRTA; encoded by the coding sequence ATGAGTACCACCGACGCGGTCGCGTTCTGGGACGACGTCTACGCGACCCGCCCAGCCGCCACCGACCCGCAGCCGAACGACCGTCTCACCGAGACGGTCACGGACCTGCCGCCCGGCAGAGTGTTGGATCTTGGATGCGGCGATGGTGGCGACGCCCTGTGGCTCGCCCGCCGGGGGTGGCACGTCACCGCCGTCGACATCTCGGTCGTGGCGGTCGAGCGACTCGCAGACCTGGCCCGCTCCGGCGGCGTGCCCGACCGGGTCGTCGCCGAGCGGCATGACCTGCGCACGTCCTTCCCGCGGGGCCAATTCGACCTGATCTGCGCCCATTACCTGCACACCTCGTTCGACCTGGACCGAGCAACCGTCCTGCGTACGGCCGCGCACGCACTGCGCTCGGGCGGACTACTGCTGGTCGTCGACCACGGCTCCACCGCACCGTGGTCGTGGGACCAAGATCCGAACGTCCGGTACCCCACCCCGCACGAAGTCGCCGCCGGTATCGACCTGGACCCGGCGATATGGCAGGTCGAGCGAGCTGACGCGCCCCGCCGGATCGCGACCGGCCCAGGCGGACAGACCGCCGAGGTCACCGATCACGTCCTGCTCATCCGCCGCACCGCCTGA
- a CDS encoding helix-turn-helix domain-containing protein, whose protein sequence is MDRETEDVLDVVGPRLRALRRDRGITLADLAATTGVSESTLSRLESGQRRATLELLLPLARTYDVPLDDLVGAPRTGDPRIHLKPIRRFGMIFVPLSRRPGGVQAFKMIIPARPEPLEPTPQTHEGFEWLYVLNGRLRLVVGERDLTLPAGEAAEFDTSLPHWLGSADGGAVELLILFGLQGVRSHVRPGAAPR, encoded by the coding sequence GTGGATCGCGAAACGGAAGACGTGCTCGACGTGGTGGGGCCGCGGCTGCGTGCGCTGCGTCGCGACCGCGGCATCACCCTCGCCGACCTCGCGGCGACGACCGGGGTATCGGAGAGCACGCTGTCCCGGCTGGAGAGCGGTCAGCGCCGGGCGACCCTCGAGTTGCTGCTGCCGCTGGCCCGCACCTACGACGTCCCCTTGGACGACCTCGTCGGTGCCCCGCGCACCGGCGACCCCCGGATCCATCTCAAGCCGATCCGGCGGTTCGGCATGATCTTCGTTCCGCTGTCCCGGCGACCGGGTGGGGTGCAGGCATTCAAAATGATCATCCCCGCTCGGCCGGAACCGCTGGAACCGACTCCGCAGACGCACGAAGGCTTCGAATGGTTGTACGTGCTCAACGGTCGCCTGCGGCTGGTGGTCGGCGAGCGTGACCTGACCTTGCCAGCCGGTGAAGCAGCCGAATTCGATACGTCCCTGCCGCATTGGCTGGGCAGCGCCGACGGCGGCGCGGTCGAACTTCTCATCCTGTTCGGCCTGCAAGGGGTGCGCTCGCACGTGCGCCCCGGCGCGGCGCCGCGGTGA
- a CDS encoding dihydrofolate reductase family protein, with translation MTQLVRVQNFSVSSDGYGAGEGQSPERPFGHADPGALFFWAGATAHWPNRTDPGGTYGLDDYCTRDFTNNIGAEIMGRNKFGPQRGPWQNYDWQGWWGDEPPFHTPVFVLTHHERPSITLGDTTFHFLDASPKDALARAFDAADGKDVRIGGGVATVREFLEADLIDTMHIAVAPVELGRGERLWTSPDELVDRFHLEQIPSPSGVVHHFFWRR, from the coding sequence ATGACACAGTTGGTCCGCGTTCAGAACTTCAGTGTGTCCAGCGATGGATACGGTGCCGGGGAGGGGCAAAGCCCCGAGCGCCCGTTCGGCCATGCCGATCCGGGTGCGCTCTTCTTCTGGGCGGGCGCTACTGCCCACTGGCCCAACCGGACCGACCCCGGCGGAACCTACGGCCTCGACGACTACTGCACTCGCGACTTCACCAACAACATCGGCGCTGAAATCATGGGGCGCAACAAATTCGGCCCGCAGCGGGGTCCATGGCAGAACTATGACTGGCAAGGATGGTGGGGCGACGAACCTCCGTTCCACACACCGGTCTTCGTCCTCACACATCATGAACGGCCCTCGATTACCTTGGGAGACACGACGTTTCATTTCCTCGACGCGTCGCCGAAGGACGCGCTGGCGCGGGCATTCGACGCCGCCGACGGCAAGGACGTGCGCATCGGCGGCGGGGTCGCCACGGTCCGGGAGTTCCTCGAGGCCGACCTGATCGACACGATGCACATCGCCGTCGCGCCGGTCGAGCTCGGTCGCGGCGAAAGATTGTGGACGAGTCCCGACGAACTTGTCGACCGCTTCCATTTGGAGCAGATCCCGAGCCCGAGCGGCGTGGTACACCACTTCTTCTGGCGGCGGTGA
- a CDS encoding TetR/AcrR family transcriptional regulator: MSNLLLVRVTTEPAPLSPAAEERRRQIVAATIEVLAESGYAQTSFAKIAKHAGLSSTRLISYHFSGKEELMRAVVVAAKDAAVEFIRPRVLAAPGRRAWLAAYIAANMDFMRERTAVLRALIELNSNARAAIGEPFLDDTGLDSPLPPLEEALRDGQSAGEFRDFEPHVMAVALRAAIDTIAIRYAEDPAIDVDFYAVQLATLFDRATAAESD; encoded by the coding sequence ATGAGTAATTTGTTACTTGTGCGAGTAACAACGGAACCCGCGCCGCTGTCTCCGGCGGCCGAGGAGCGGCGCAGGCAGATCGTTGCCGCGACGATCGAGGTATTGGCCGAGTCCGGTTACGCACAAACATCATTCGCGAAGATCGCGAAGCACGCGGGCCTCAGCAGTACGAGGCTGATCTCCTATCACTTCAGCGGCAAGGAAGAGTTGATGCGGGCTGTCGTGGTGGCGGCGAAAGACGCTGCGGTGGAGTTCATTCGGCCGCGCGTTCTGGCCGCGCCCGGTCGTCGGGCATGGCTGGCGGCGTATATCGCCGCTAACATGGACTTCATGCGGGAGCGGACCGCTGTCCTGCGCGCCCTGATCGAGCTCAACAGCAACGCGCGGGCCGCCATCGGGGAACCATTCCTCGACGATACGGGCCTCGACTCGCCGCTGCCCCCGCTCGAGGAAGCCCTGCGTGACGGTCAGAGCGCCGGTGAGTTCAGGGATTTCGAGCCGCACGTGATGGCAGTGGCGCTGCGTGCCGCCATCGACACCATCGCGATCCGATACGCCGAAGATCCGGCGATCGATGTGGATTTCTATGCGGTCCAACTGGCAACGCTGTTCGACCGCGCGACCGCTGCCGAAAGTGATTGA